The proteins below are encoded in one region of Drosophila santomea strain STO CAGO 1482 chromosome 2R, Prin_Dsan_1.1, whole genome shotgun sequence:
- the LOC120446347 gene encoding protein CBFA2T3 isoform X1, giving the protein MMALDGKAIIKEEITDKDAYDAAAAAAAAVAAGAALAVASAASVQVPPASSSSAGSASSAAAAATNNTTSAAATAAAISRRLKASSCSSGGDKSSSSSSSSKDSSSHTSSSRSERDRERERERERERDRLCRTPPDSPPDSSRSLAPRSPHSPLQLHLRPQRNASVSPVVNGCSAGGGGVGSSGTSPTPTPGSQHAASLAAAAAAAAAAHVEQARLVAKMRKFLGALVQFSQELGQPEVSERVRALVLSLCSGSISVEEFRLALQEAINLPLRPYVVPLLKNSIALVQREILALARATNQSALQYVTNNEQAVMEFAPHGVASAEFGDIFIQLEAPTSNGSSAVFKRRSSDSMMEHGGHNGLQEWSEYMASGGAGYPPPPSKRLTLHPAHSVVAYGDYGVSSAEGLPSAAAFMQRDERDLRMSEAQARHAAPPPRASNPQPQPQPNPNAAAAGAPGAGGEEEWKNIHTMLNCISAMVDKTKRAITILQQRGIEPQHPNSGQEVTPAAMAELRRQTEEKVAEFKRNAEDAVTQVKRQAVIEIQRAVVAAETRAAEIMTQERLRMEKFFMEMSRHSSGERDLDNKSPSMASAQNGSNLQQQCWNCGRKATETCSGCNMARYCSASCQYRDWDSHHQVCGNSRASELSAKHLHSASNLSLRNAMATRSPPTPNSAAHLQAAAAAAAAAAGAREAGSAPVGGPGAGVAGGAAAGGGGQSGGGGGGGGGGGGGGGGGGSAAAAVAAATPGALVANGLGSK; this is encoded by the exons ATG ATGGCGCTCGACGGCAAGGCGATAATTAAGGAGGAGATTACCGACAAGGACGCCTACGACgcagctgcggcggcggcagcggcggtggCAGCGGGTGCCGCTCTGGCGGTGGCCTCCGCCGCGTCCGTCCAGGTGCCACCCGCGTCATCGTCCTCGGCGGGATCAGCGTCATCGGCAGCCGCCGCGGCCACCAACAACACAACATCGGCGGCAGCCACAGCGGCGGCAATTAGTCGTCGGCTTAAAG ccagcagctgcagcagcggcgggGACAAGagctcctcctcatcctcgaGCAGCAaggacagcagcagccacaccTCCAGCAGCAGGAGCGAGCGGGACAGGGAgagggagcgggagcgggagcgcgAGCGGGACCGCCTCTGCCGCACTCCGCCGGACTCGCCGCCGGACAGCTCGCGCAGCCTGGCCCCCCGATCGCCCCACTCCCCTCTACAGTTGCACCTGCGACCGCAGCGCAACGCCAGCGTTTCCCCGGTGGTCAATGGCTGCTCCGCGGGCGGCGGAGGCGTGGGATCCTCCGGCACctcgcccacgcccacaccggGCAGTCAGCACGCCGCCTCCTtggccgctgccgccgccgccgcagcagccgccCATGTGGAGCAGGCGCGTCTGGTGGCCAAGATGCGCAAGTTCCTGGGCGCCCTCGTTCAGTTCTCCCAAGAGCTGGGACAGCCGGAGGTCAGCGAGCGGGTGCGCGCCCTGGTGCTGTCCCTCTGCAGCGGCAGCATCTCCGTGGAGGAGTTCCGTCTGGCCCTGCAGGAGGCCATCAACCTGCCACTGCGGCCGTACGTGGTGCCGCTGCTCAAGAACAGCATCGCCCTGGTGCAGCGGGAGATCCTGGCCCTGGCCAGGGCCACCAACCAATCCGCCCTGCAGTACGTGACCAACAACGAGCAGGCGGTAATGGAGTTCGCGCCCCACGGAGTGGCCAGCGCCGAGTTCGGGGACATATTCATCCAGCTGGAGGCGCCCACATCCAACGGCAGCAGTGCGGTCTTCAAGCGCCGCTCCTCCGACTCCATGATGGAGCACGGCGGCCACAACGGCCTGCAGGAGTGGAGCGAGTACATGGCCAGCGGTGGCGCCGGCTATCCTCCGCCGCCCAGCAAGCGCCTCACCCTGCATCCCGCCCACTCGGTGGTGGCCTACGGGGACTACGGCGTCTCCTCCGCGGAAGGACTCCCCTCGGCGGCGGCCTTCATGCAGCGCGACGAACGGGATCTGCGGATGAGCGAGGCGCAGGCCAGGCACGCCGCCCCGCCCCCGAGGGCGTCAAACCCACAGCCCCAGCCCCAGCCCAATCCCAATGCAGCTGCCGCCGGTGCTCCGGGAGCGGGTGGCGAGGAGGAGTGGAAGAACATCCACACCATGCTCAACTGCATCTCCGCCATGGTGGACAAGACGAAGCGCGCCATCACGATCCTCCAGCAGCGGGGCATCGAGCCGCAGCATCCCAACAGCGGCCAGGAGGTCACCCCGGCTGCCATGGCGGAGCTGCGCCGCCAGACGGAGGAGAAGGTCGCCGAGTTCAAGCGGAATGCCGAGGATGCAGTGACACAG GTGAAGCGGCAAGCTGTCATTGAAATCCAGCGGGCAGTGGTGGCTGCCGAGACGCGGGCTGCGGAGATCATGACCCAGGAACGCCTGCGCATGGAGAAGTTCTTCATGGAGATGAGCCGCCATTCCAGCGGAGAGCGGGATCTGGACAACAAGTCGCCCTCGATGGCCAGTGCACAGAAT GGCAGcaatctgcagcagcagtgcTGGAACTGCGGCCGCAAGGCCACGGAGACCTGTTCGGGTTGCAACATGGCCCGGTATTGCAGCGCCTCGTGCCAATACAGGGATTGGGATAGTCACCATCAG GTGTGTGGCAACTCCCGGGCCAGTGAGCTGAGCGCCAAGCACCTGCACTCGGCCAGCAACCTGAGTCTGCGCAACGCAATGGCCACCCGCTCACCACCCACTCCCAACTCGGCGGCCCACCTGCAGGCGGCGgccgctgctgcggctgctgcagcaggagccCGTGAAGCGGGCAGTGCTCCAGTTGGAGGACCTGGGGCAGGAGTAGCCGGCGGTGCGGCAGCGGGAGGCGGCGGCCAGtccggcggcggaggaggaggcggtggaggaggaggaggaggtggcggtggcggtggatctgcggctgctgctgtggccGCCGCCACTCCAGGTGCGCTGGTGGCCAACGGGTTGGGCTCCAAATGA
- the LOC120446347 gene encoding protein CBFA2T3 isoform X2, producing the protein MALDGKAIIKEEITDKDAYDAAAAAAAAVAAGAALAVASAASVQVPPASSSSAGSASSAAAAATNNTTSAAATAAAISRRLKASSCSSGGDKSSSSSSSSKDSSSHTSSSRSERDRERERERERERDRLCRTPPDSPPDSSRSLAPRSPHSPLQLHLRPQRNASVSPVVNGCSAGGGGVGSSGTSPTPTPGSQHAASLAAAAAAAAAAHVEQARLVAKMRKFLGALVQFSQELGQPEVSERVRALVLSLCSGSISVEEFRLALQEAINLPLRPYVVPLLKNSIALVQREILALARATNQSALQYVTNNEQAVMEFAPHGVASAEFGDIFIQLEAPTSNGSSAVFKRRSSDSMMEHGGHNGLQEWSEYMASGGAGYPPPPSKRLTLHPAHSVVAYGDYGVSSAEGLPSAAAFMQRDERDLRMSEAQARHAAPPPRASNPQPQPQPNPNAAAAGAPGAGGEEEWKNIHTMLNCISAMVDKTKRAITILQQRGIEPQHPNSGQEVTPAAMAELRRQTEEKVAEFKRNAEDAVTQVKRQAVIEIQRAVVAAETRAAEIMTQERLRMEKFFMEMSRHSSGERDLDNKSPSMASAQNGSNLQQQCWNCGRKATETCSGCNMARYCSASCQYRDWDSHHQVCGNSRASELSAKHLHSASNLSLRNAMATRSPPTPNSAAHLQAAAAAAAAAAGAREAGSAPVGGPGAGVAGGAAAGGGGQSGGGGGGGGGGGGGGGGGGSAAAAVAAATPGALVANGLGSK; encoded by the exons ATGGCGCTCGACGGCAAGGCGATAATTAAGGAGGAGATTACCGACAAGGACGCCTACGACgcagctgcggcggcggcagcggcggtggCAGCGGGTGCCGCTCTGGCGGTGGCCTCCGCCGCGTCCGTCCAGGTGCCACCCGCGTCATCGTCCTCGGCGGGATCAGCGTCATCGGCAGCCGCCGCGGCCACCAACAACACAACATCGGCGGCAGCCACAGCGGCGGCAATTAGTCGTCGGCTTAAAG ccagcagctgcagcagcggcgggGACAAGagctcctcctcatcctcgaGCAGCAaggacagcagcagccacaccTCCAGCAGCAGGAGCGAGCGGGACAGGGAgagggagcgggagcgggagcgcgAGCGGGACCGCCTCTGCCGCACTCCGCCGGACTCGCCGCCGGACAGCTCGCGCAGCCTGGCCCCCCGATCGCCCCACTCCCCTCTACAGTTGCACCTGCGACCGCAGCGCAACGCCAGCGTTTCCCCGGTGGTCAATGGCTGCTCCGCGGGCGGCGGAGGCGTGGGATCCTCCGGCACctcgcccacgcccacaccggGCAGTCAGCACGCCGCCTCCTtggccgctgccgccgccgccgcagcagccgccCATGTGGAGCAGGCGCGTCTGGTGGCCAAGATGCGCAAGTTCCTGGGCGCCCTCGTTCAGTTCTCCCAAGAGCTGGGACAGCCGGAGGTCAGCGAGCGGGTGCGCGCCCTGGTGCTGTCCCTCTGCAGCGGCAGCATCTCCGTGGAGGAGTTCCGTCTGGCCCTGCAGGAGGCCATCAACCTGCCACTGCGGCCGTACGTGGTGCCGCTGCTCAAGAACAGCATCGCCCTGGTGCAGCGGGAGATCCTGGCCCTGGCCAGGGCCACCAACCAATCCGCCCTGCAGTACGTGACCAACAACGAGCAGGCGGTAATGGAGTTCGCGCCCCACGGAGTGGCCAGCGCCGAGTTCGGGGACATATTCATCCAGCTGGAGGCGCCCACATCCAACGGCAGCAGTGCGGTCTTCAAGCGCCGCTCCTCCGACTCCATGATGGAGCACGGCGGCCACAACGGCCTGCAGGAGTGGAGCGAGTACATGGCCAGCGGTGGCGCCGGCTATCCTCCGCCGCCCAGCAAGCGCCTCACCCTGCATCCCGCCCACTCGGTGGTGGCCTACGGGGACTACGGCGTCTCCTCCGCGGAAGGACTCCCCTCGGCGGCGGCCTTCATGCAGCGCGACGAACGGGATCTGCGGATGAGCGAGGCGCAGGCCAGGCACGCCGCCCCGCCCCCGAGGGCGTCAAACCCACAGCCCCAGCCCCAGCCCAATCCCAATGCAGCTGCCGCCGGTGCTCCGGGAGCGGGTGGCGAGGAGGAGTGGAAGAACATCCACACCATGCTCAACTGCATCTCCGCCATGGTGGACAAGACGAAGCGCGCCATCACGATCCTCCAGCAGCGGGGCATCGAGCCGCAGCATCCCAACAGCGGCCAGGAGGTCACCCCGGCTGCCATGGCGGAGCTGCGCCGCCAGACGGAGGAGAAGGTCGCCGAGTTCAAGCGGAATGCCGAGGATGCAGTGACACAG GTGAAGCGGCAAGCTGTCATTGAAATCCAGCGGGCAGTGGTGGCTGCCGAGACGCGGGCTGCGGAGATCATGACCCAGGAACGCCTGCGCATGGAGAAGTTCTTCATGGAGATGAGCCGCCATTCCAGCGGAGAGCGGGATCTGGACAACAAGTCGCCCTCGATGGCCAGTGCACAGAAT GGCAGcaatctgcagcagcagtgcTGGAACTGCGGCCGCAAGGCCACGGAGACCTGTTCGGGTTGCAACATGGCCCGGTATTGCAGCGCCTCGTGCCAATACAGGGATTGGGATAGTCACCATCAG GTGTGTGGCAACTCCCGGGCCAGTGAGCTGAGCGCCAAGCACCTGCACTCGGCCAGCAACCTGAGTCTGCGCAACGCAATGGCCACCCGCTCACCACCCACTCCCAACTCGGCGGCCCACCTGCAGGCGGCGgccgctgctgcggctgctgcagcaggagccCGTGAAGCGGGCAGTGCTCCAGTTGGAGGACCTGGGGCAGGAGTAGCCGGCGGTGCGGCAGCGGGAGGCGGCGGCCAGtccggcggcggaggaggaggcggtggaggaggaggaggaggtggcggtggcggtggatctgcggctgctgctgtggccGCCGCCACTCCAGGTGCGCTGGTGGCCAACGGGTTGGGCTCCAAATGA